The genomic interval ATCCAAGTCCAGACTGATCtcaaaggaggggttgaacGATGCATTGCTGCAGACTAGAAGCTGTGTGACAGGAACGGCTGGTTTCGATTCGCAAACTGGAGCATCGCAGAGTGTTCGCAACcgaagagaaaagatgaaCGGGATGAAATGCGTGCATGGCGCGAGAACAACAAGACGAGACCGGGCTGACCCTGCTTGGTCGGCGATGGGTGGTGATCAAGGCTTATCTCTGGCGACACGCCAGGTGGTGCATATGTGCAGTTAACGGAGATAGGTTCCTCTTCCTGCGATGCAGGCTAGGCAGACTGGGAATCGCTCTGAATTCATTCTGCTGGCTATAGTTTGCTTTTTGCTATTGCTCAATTGAGCCCGAAAATGACAGTAGTTCGACCAAGACCAGTTCTGCGCCGCAATCACGCAGGAAGCAACGCCATTCCGTGCCACCCATGTAACCGTAGACTCCCATGTCGACCAGAACTGCAGATTCACACCCTCCACATCAGATGGAAAACCCCAGTGGTATCAATCTTTTGTTGCTCgggaaaagaaacaaagaaCAAAGAAAATCGCGTCCATCGCTCCATTGTTGGTTCTGTGTACCCAATCCATGGAGCTCTCTCTTTCATACATCCAGGGGGTTCAAAAGCATTGTTGCTTGCGTTTCCAGTCGTGCTCGTTGGCATCCACCACACGTCAAACCAAAGAAAATTCACACTTTGAGATTCCAAAATCCCAACATACCATCCAAATGCCCAATTGGTCATTGACCGAAATCAGGCTGGGtaagtcgtcgtcgttgcaCCCCCTTAATATCGCACCTGCATAGGAATGCCCGTCGTGGTCATGACAGGCCGCGGGGTGTCGCTTGTCGTAATTTGGTTGATGTTAATTTGGCTCATTTGAGTCCGGGGGTCCAAGACCTTTTGCCGCAAGGTCCAGTACGATCCAGCGGTGGCATTCGGAACAGCCTCCATGATGATGTATTGGAGCGTTCCCTGGAATGCTTTGGGGACGCAGACCTCGGTGGGCTGTCGCCAGGTTGCAAGAGCCCCGGTGGACTCCGCAGGCTCCATTGCTTCACGGCCCTCGGCCTGTAGACGAAACATGTTTAGTCACATGTAAGAACTACCAAGGACAACTATCAAACTCACAAGACAAGAGCCGCAAGCGTGGCCGTTCATAAACACCCAATTGGGGCAGTTGTAGCTCAAGAAGTACTTGCATCGGTACTTGTTGAATCCGCCAGACATGGTGAAGGTGAGTTTGGTGCGTAAGGTGGGTGCTGCTGATTTTGATCCACGAAGGAAGATCTAAGGTGCAATAATAAGATGTGGACTGTCCGCTGACAGCCAAGCGACTTTATAAGTAGAAAGCTCGAGGTGCTTTCTGGGGTGTGTagctgaggaaggagatTCCGTGGCTTGTTTTAGGTCTCCGGGGTCGTCTGAACACCTGCAATCATGTGGATGGAtagagggaaaaaagaaaacatggCCCTCGAGGTTCACGGTAGATTTATATGTTGGATTGAACCATCTCGACGCGCTTTTGTCAACCTCTGACGTGAACAGGGCGCATGGTACGACAAAGTCGACCAGCAGGCCAAGTGATCGGAGAGGTGCCGGCGGTTGGAAAGCCGAGGCGGGATTGAccaggggggggaggggccgggggttggtttggttcaCCCGGGTTCGACTTCCATGTGGCGCCTTCTTCAATGTTGATGAATACCACCTGACATACGTCTTTTTACGACGACTGCCCTGCCATGTGCGTCCATGGTTCATCAAGGTTCCAGACACGCCATTTTGTTG from Podospora pseudoanserina strain CBS 124.78 chromosome 6, whole genome shotgun sequence carries:
- a CDS encoding hypothetical protein (EggNog:ENOG503P9CW); translation: MSGGFNKYRCKYFLSYNCPNWVFMNGHACGSCLAEGREAMEPAESTGALATWRQPTEVCVPKAFQGTLQYIIMEAVPNATAGSYWTLRQKVLDPRTQMSQININQITTSDTPRPVMTTTGIPMQVRY